Genomic DNA from Gemmatimonadetes bacterium SCN 70-22:
CGCGCGCTACGGCGCATGACGTCGCTGCCCGCGCCGGCGTCTCGCAGCCCACGGTCTCCCAGGTCCTGTCGGGGAACCCCAAGGCGCGCGTCTCCGCCGCCACCCGCACGCGCGTCCTGCGGGCCGCCGAGGAGCTGGGATATCGCCCGAACGTCCTGGCGCAGGGGCTCGTCAGGCGCCGGTCCTTCGCCCTGGGCGTCGTCGTCCCCGATCTCGCCAACCCATTCTTCGCGGCGGTGGTCAGCGGCGCCGAGAAGGTGGCCGCCAAGGCGGGCTACGCCGTCTTCCTGTGCGAGGCCGGCGAGACCTCCGCCGAAGATCACCTCGACGCCCTCAAGTCGCGGCAGATCGACGGCGTGATCCTCGACGCCGTCGGCGCGGCGGCGCTGACACCCGAGGCGCTGTCCGGGATCAACGTCGTCCTGGTGGACGAGGCCCTGGAGCACTATCCCGGCATCGTGAGCGACGCCGAGCGCGCCGGGGAGGAGGCGGCGCGCCACCTCCTGTCGCTCGGCCACCGGCGACTCGCCTTCATCGGGCCAGCCGTCGACGCCAGTGCCTTCCGGTTGCGGGAGCGCGGCTTCACCCGGACGCTGCGCGCGGCCGGCGTGACGCTGGAGTCGCCATGCCTGCGACGCGCGAGCGCGACCGTGGCCGGCGGAATGCGCGGAATGCGCGAGCTGCTCGCCGTTCGCCCGCGCCCCACCGCCGTCTTCTGCGCCAACGACCTCGTCGCGCTCGGGGCGCTCAAGGCGTGCGCCCGGGCGCGTGTCGCCGTCCCGGGAGACGTCTCGGTCGTGGGATGCGACGACATCGAGCTGGCCCAGCTGGTGACCCCGGAGCTCACCACCATCGCCATCCCCGCGCGCGAGCTGGGGGCACGGGCGGCCCGCCTCCTCATCCGCGAGCTGTCGGGCGAGGCGGTTGCGGCTGGCGGCCAGCAGGGGCGTCCGCTCCCCGTGCGCCTCGTGCCACGAGGGACGACCGCCCCCGCGCCGGAGGGCGCATGAGCGCCGTGCGCCACGTCGTGCGCCACGCCGTGCGCCACGCCGTCATCACGGGGACGGGGAGCCACGTCCCCGCGCGCGTCGTGCGCAACGCCGAGCTGGAGCGCATCCTCGGCGTGCCGGTGGACCCCTTCGTGTCGGAGACGCTGGGAATTCGCGAGCGACACTTCTGCGCGCCTGACGAGTCCACGGTCGACCTGTGCGTCCCGGCGGCGCGCCAGGCGCTGGCGGCCGCGGGGCTCACGGCCGCCGACATCGACCTCCTCATCGTCGCTACCGACACCCCCGAGTACATCTCGCCCGCCACCTCGTCGGTGCTGCACGGCCGGCTGGGCACCAGGCGTGCCGGGACCTTCGACGTGAACTGCGGCTGCGCCGGCTACGTCACCGCCCTCGACATCGCCGCCAAGTTCATCCGCGCCGACGAGCGGTACGCACGCATCCTCGTCGTGGCGGCCTACGCGATGTCCAGGTTCCTGGACCTGCACGACAAGAAGACCGCGACGATCTTCGCCGACGGCGCCGGCGCCACGGTGATCGAGGCGAGCGATCGTCCCGGCGTGCTCGCCAGCGAACTGTTTGCCGACGGGCGCTACTGCGAGGGGATGGGGGTGTTCGCCGGCGGGACGAAGGAGCCCATCACCGAGGAGGTGCTGCGCCACGGGGTGCGCAACAAGCTGCGCTTCGTGCAGAAGTACCCGAAGGAGGTGAACGAGGAGGGGTGGCCGCGCATCGTGCGGTCCGTCCTGGCGCGCGCCGGACGCGAGGTGGCGCAGGTGGACCTCTGGCTGTGGACGCAGGTGAACCTCTCGACGATCCGCGTCGTGATGGAGCAGCTCGGGGTCCCGATGGACAGGGCACACACGGTGATGGGGAAGTGGGGGTACACGGGGGCGGCGTGCATCCCGATGGCGCTCGACGACGCGGTGCGCGCGGGGCGCGTGGCTGCGGGCGACCTGGTGATGATGACGGGGTCGGGTGCGGGGCTGGCGATGGGGTGCGTCGCGCTCGAGTGGCGCCCGGGCCGTGCGGAGGGGAGGTGATGCGGCTCGACGGCACCGTCCCGGTCCTGTTCCGCGACCGTGTCGCGGCCTCGGGCGACGCGCGGGCCCTGGGCGAGTACGACCCGGCGACGGGCGGGGTGGCGAGGGGGCTCAGCTGGCGCGAGTGGCGCGAGGGGGCGCTCGACGTGGCGGCGGCCCTTGTTGCGGCTGGCGGCACGCCGGGCGCCACGGTCGCGATCCTGGCCGGGAACACGATCCTCTGGCCCCTCGCCGAGCTGGGGGCGCTCGAGGCGGGGATGGTGACGGTCGGGATCTACCCGACGGCGTCGGCGTCGCAGCTGCGCGAGCTCCTCCTCGACGCCGAGGCGGCGGTCCTCGTGGTCGACACGCCGGCGCAGCTGGACAAGGCGCGCCAGGCGGCGGAGGGGCTGGCCTCGCCCCTCCTGGTCGTGGCCGACGTGGCGCCCGCCCTGCTGCGCGATCCCGCCGCCCCGGCGGTGCGCGAGACGGGGTGGGCGGCGTTCGTCGCCGATGGACGCGAGGCGCGCGGGGCGGGGGCGGACGGCGACGTTGCCCGGCGGATGGCGGCACTTCGCCCCGACGACATCGCGATGCTGATCTACACGTCCGGGTCGACCGGGGTGGCCAAGGGGGCGCGCCTTTCGCACCGCACGGTGCTGGCGTCGGCGCAGTCGGTGCGCGACACGCTCGGCCTGACGAGCGGCGACTCCGCGCTCTCGTTCCTCCCCTTCTGCCACTCCGCCGAGCGGATATTCGGCCTCCACACGCGCATTGCCTGCGGGATGCCGGCGACGCTGGTGGGCGACCCGGCACACATCTGGGACGCCGGGGTGGCGGTGGCCCCATCGCTGTTCGGCGGCGTGCCGCGGCACTTCGAGAAGGTCTACGAGCGGCTCCTGGCCGCGCGCGGCGAGGTCACGGCGGCGGTGGCGGCGCGGTGGGATGCGGCGCTGGCGCTGGGGCGGGAGCGCGCGCGCCTGCGGCAGCGGGGGGAGGCCGTGCCGGCGTCGCTGGAGGGGCGGTGGCGCGCGGAGCGCGCGGTGATCGCCCCGGTCCTGGAGCGCCACTTCGGCCCGGCGTTGCGGCTGGCGACGTCGGGCGGGGCGGCGCTCCCGGCGGAAGTCGCGGAGTACCTCGACGCGTGCGGTGTCACCGTCCTGGGGGCGTATGGGCAGACCGAGCACCTGTGCGTCGCCTTCAACCGCCCGGAGCGGTACCGGCACGACGCGGTGGGGCTCCCGATGCCGGGGACCACGCTCCGGATTGCCCCTGACGGCGAGGTGCAGGTGCGCCGCTCGGCGCTCACCTTCTCGGGATACCACCGGCGCGACGCCGAGACGGCGGCGGCGTTCACCGACGACGGCGCGTGGCTCCACACCGGCGACCTCGGGACGCTGGACGCCGAGGGCTTCCTCCGGATCACCGGGCGGTCGAAGGAGATGATCGTGCTCTCCAACGGGAAGAAGGTGGCGCCGCTCCCGCTGGAAGCACGCCTGTGCGAGGGGGCACTCATCGAGCACGCGGTCGTGCACGGCGAGGGACGCCCCTACCTGGTCGCCCTCATCGCCCCCCGCTGGCCGCTCGTGACGCAGTGGCAGCGTGCCCGGGGGATCGCCGGGGACGCCGCGTCGCTGGTCCGCCACCCCGCGCTGCGCGAGGCGATCGGGCGCGAGGTGGCGCGCGTGAACGCCGACGTCTCGCGCCCGGAGCAGGTGCGCACGTTCGCCATCCTCCCGCATCCCCTCACCGTCGAGGCGGGAGAGCTCACCGCGACATTCAAGGTGCGGCGCGCCGCGGTGGCATCGCGCCATGCCGCGCTCATCGACGCGCTGTACGAGGAATCCCCATGACGAGACGGGTCGCGATCGGCGCGACGTTCTGCGCGACGTGCGGCATCGCCGCCGCCTACCTGTCCGCCTTCCTCCCCGGCGGGACGGAATGGGGGGCGTGGTGCATGGTCGCGGGGCTGGCGACGATGGTGGTGTCGCTGATGGTGCTGGGAGCGGTGCGCCGCAACGGTGGCGTGGGACGGATCGCGATCCCGCTGGCCATCACGTTCGTCGTGATCGTCGCGGGCTTCGGCGCCGCCCTCCTCCTCCCGCAGGAGGGGAGCGGGTCGCTCGTCGTCCTCGGGCTCCCCGTACGCGCGGCGCTCGTCCTGTACGGGATCGGGCTCGTGCCGCTGATCGTGCTCCCCCTGGCCTATGCCCGCACCTTCGACGACATGACGCTGCGCGAGGAGGACCTGGCGCGCGTGCGCGAGCTGGCGGCGGAGCACGCCGCGCGCCACGGGAGGGGCGAGCCCTGATGGCGCCGACCCTCGATGCCCTGCTCCAGGGAGGGGCGCTCGCGCTGCCGGCGCAGCCGACGATCGTCGCCGTCGCGCTGGTCTACTTCGCGATCGTCGCCGGGATCGGCGTCTGGGCCGCGCGCCGGACGCACAGCGCGAGCGACTTCTTCGTGGCCGGGCAGGGGATCGGCCTCTGGACGATGGCGATCGCGGCGATGGCCGCGACGCTGTCCGGCTTCGCCTTCATCGGCGGTCCGGGGCTGGTGTACACGCTGGGGCTGGGCGCGGTCTTCATCATCCTCCCCATCGGCGTGACCGGTACGTTAGGCGCGTGGACCATGGCCAAGCGCGTCCGGCTGCTCGGGGAGCTGCGCGGGCTCATCACCGTCCCCGATGCCATCGACGCGCGCTTCGACTCCCGACTGGCCCGCGGGCTCTCGGCGGTGGCGATGCTGGTGGCGATCGTCGGCTACATGGCGACCAACATCCTGGCGCTCGGCCTGGTGATCGACGCGATCTTCGGCACCGGGCTCACGGCGGGGCTGTGGATCGGGATGGCGATCACGCTGGCGTACTCGGTGTCGGGGGGGATCCTGGCGGGCGTGTACACCGACCTCTTCCAGGGGGGGGTGATGGCGGCCGCGTCGGTCCTGGTCTTCGTGTACACGCTCAAGGTGGGCGGGGGGGAAGCGGGCTTCGCCGCGACGATCCTCCCTGCCGATGCCCCCTTCCTGGCCCCCTGGGGGAAGATGACCCCGCTTGCCGCGCTCTCGTTCTTCTTCGTCTTCGGGATCGGGTCGTTAGGGCAGCCGCACGTGGTGCACAAGTTCTACATGCTGCGCGACCCGCGGAAGCTCAAGTGGTACCCGCTGATCATGGGATGGGCGATCGTGATCAGCCAGCTCCTCTTCATCGGGGTCGGGCTGGCGGTCAAGGCGTTGGTGGTGCGCGGGGAGATCGCCCCGCTGGCCCGGGCGGACGACGCCACGCCGACGTTCCTGCTCGGCTTCACGCCGCTGCTGCTGTCGGCGGTGGTCTTTGCCGGCGTCGCGGCGGCCATCATGAGCACCGTGAACTCGTTCATGAGCGTCGGCGCTGCCGCCCTCACGCACGACCTCCCGCTGGCCCTCGGGCGGCGGGTGCGGAACGAGCTGTTCTGGGGGCGGGTGTCGACGGTGGCCATTTCGCTGGCCGCCACCGTGGTGGCCAGCCTCTCGGGGACGCTCGTCGCCTTCCTCGGGATCTTCGGCTGGGGATTGTTTGCCTCGACGCTCGTCCCGTCGCTGGCCATCGGGCTCAACTGGGCCGGGGCGACGCGCGCCGGCGCGATCGCCTCCATCGCCACGGGGCTGGTGGTGACGCTGGTGTTCGAGACGCTGGCCTACCTCAAGGTCTTCACCTTCCCGGCCGGGGTGACCGCCACTGCCCTGGCCCTGGTGAGTTCGCTCCTGGTCTTCTTCGCGGTCTCGTGGCTCACGCGCGACTCCGCGGCGGCCACGCTCGCCGACGACATTCGCTTCGTGATGGACACATGACCATGCCGATGGCCACGCTGCAGGTGGGACAGACCGCGGAGTTCAGCAAGACCGTCACGGAGAGTGA
This window encodes:
- a CDS encoding 3-ketoacyl-ACP synthase, translating into MRHAVITGTGSHVPARVVRNAELERILGVPVDPFVSETLGIRERHFCAPDESTVDLCVPAARQALAAAGLTAADIDLLIVATDTPEYISPATSSVLHGRLGTRRAGTFDVNCGCAGYVTALDIAAKFIRADERYARILVVAAYAMSRFLDLHDKKTATIFADGAGATVIEASDRPGVLASELFADGRYCEGMGVFAGGTKEPITEEVLRHGVRNKLRFVQKYPKEVNEEGWPRIVRSVLARAGREVAQVDLWLWTQVNLSTIRVVMEQLGVPMDRAHTVMGKWGYTGAACIPMALDDAVRAGRVAAGDLVMMTGSGAGLAMGCVALEWRPGRAEGR